gtcttttaaaaacgaatgcaatgtttgtaaaatgtatcatatagaggtcaaatacctcgcgatgtaaccgaatgtaatgtattcattcagatggattaggacgggtctttacatctgCAGCTTTTACTATCAATGTAAATGGTGACCATGTGGGTTTTTTTAATGGTCAAAGAGGTCTTAGGTAGGGTGATCCTATGTCACCTTATCTATTTACTCTAGTTATGGAGGTTTTAACATTAAAGATTAGAAGGAAGATTGTGGAGGAGGATGGTTTTAAGTATCATTGGAGATGTGAAGATGTTGAACTTAGTCACTTGTGTTTTGCTGATGACCTTTTCATGTTTTGCCGTGGTGATAAACAATCTGCTCTCATTTTAAAAAGTGCTTTGTTGGAGTTTAGTGGGGTATCAGGGTTAGTTGCTAGCATGGAGAAGAGTTCTAGTTTCTTTAGTAATGTTAAACCTAGTGTTAAGTTTGAAATATCTGAGGTTTTACCTTTTGTTGAAGGGTCTTTACCTATTAGATACCTAGGTATCCCATTATTAGCTACTAGGCTCTATAGGAGGGATTGTATGGTGCTAATTGATTAGGTGAAAAAGAGGTTATTTGATTGGAAGAATAAGTCATTGTCATTTGCTGGTAGATTACAATTGATTAATTCTGTTTTGAGTTCTCTTTAGGTTTACTAGTCTTCTATGTTTATACTCCCTATAAGTGTTAATGTTGATATTGAAAGGTTGCTTAGGGATTTTTTATGGTGTCAAGGAGAGTTTAAAAGAGGGAAAGCAAAAGTCAACTGGAAAGATGTATGTAAAACGAAAGCCAAAGGGGGGTTGGGAATAAAGATCTTGCATACTTGGAATATTGCCTTGATGTCTAAACATGCTTGGAATATTGTGTCTGGTAAAAACTCAATCTGGGCAAATTGGGTTGCTAAAGTTAAGTTGAAGAAGAGGAATTTTTGGGATTTCAAAGCTCCCGATGATTCATGTTGGAGTTGGAAAAAGATTATGCAAAACAGAAAGTTGATATGTGACTTCATTGTGAAAAAGATTAGTGATGGTAAGCAAACTTCAGCTTGGTATGATAATTGGCATCCAAAGGGTCCACTATGTAATTTCATTAGCTATAGGGATCTCTATGAAGCAGATTATAACAAAAATGAAGTAGTTGCTGATATAGTGGTTAATTATGAGTGGAATGTGCCTGAATTATGGAAGTTAAAGTTTAAAGATCTTTTTGACCTTCCTACTCCTTTACTTATTGCTGACAGGAAAGATAGATGCTTATGGAAGTCTAAATCAGGTAAAACCTCTAATTTTTCTGTTAAGCAAGATTGGAAAGATATTAGTGATGATTGGGATGATGCTAAATGGTCTAAGCTTGTTTGGTTTAGTCAGTGTATACCTAGACATTCTTTTATAATGTGGGTGGCATTGCATGGCAAATTAAGAACTCGGGATAAGTTTATGAGGGTTGAAAGCAATGAGAACCTTAAATGCCCTTTTTGTAATGTGTGTAAAGATAATCACAATCACCTCTTCTTTGAACGTGATTATCCTAAGGTTGTATGGCATGAATTGAAAAGTTTAGCTAGGCTTGACCATGCTCCTAATTTATTGACTGATATTGTTCCTTATATGTTGAGTAGACCTATTAATAAGTCAGTTTGGAGTATTATTCAAAGGCTTGTCTTTGGGGCCTGTGTGTATTGTATATGGCAGGAGAGGAACCTTAGGCTATATCAGGATAAATCTACACCTGTGGTTGCTTTGGTGGATTATATTAAAAACTTAGTTAGATTAAAGCTGCTAGGTTTGACTATTAAGAATAGTAACCAAGTTAAGTTAGCTGCTGAAATGTGGAATGTGAACTTGGGTAGAAATGTTAATGATGGTGTCAAAAGTCAGTGCTAATTGGAGATGGTGGAGGCAGGCGACTACAGTTGTCATTGATTGCAACATGAGTATGGAATGTATGTTTTTCCATGTTGATAAATATTGCATATTTATATGCAAGCTTTACTTTTGGAATTGTTGGATTATGTACATATTGTCATTGGGTCAACATTTGGGTTATGGAGATATAAGGTGTGTTTGGGTAGAGTCTGCAAcatgtttttataaaaaaaaattaatgactgtgatgagcatcaagtcaAAAAACCACTGGTTTGTACTCCTTCACAAGCTAGTGTGTGTTTTATGTGTCAAATTTGTTTGTGGTTGCATTAGGATGGAGACATTGGTGGGTGTGCAGGGTTATGGTGGCACAACCCTCTTTTTTAAAGGTGATATAAGAATGGAAAATTACTTGACTTTATTCCTAAGCACTTTTATTGAGCTTTCCCTTTCTTTTCAAggtgagatggatgtttatgatctGAGGTATAATTATAAAGCTGGAGTTAGTTGCTGCTTTTCATATTTGGTGTGTAGAATTATACCTATGAAGGTTATAGATAGTCCAGGCTGCCATGATGATCCTCAATTGTCATCATTTTGTGTAATTAAGGTACAACCTCTATTCTGGTACCTTTGGTGTCTAGGATTAGAGTTTCATGTCTATATTGGTCTGGTCTGTTTTTGGTGCTTTGGCTCATATGATGAATGTTGCTGTTGGTGTTCTTTTGTATGGTTCTTGCATTTACTTTGGTGGTGGAACAGAAACTTGAGTCTTCTTTGGCCTTTTTAGATGATTTAGGTCTATATTGCTTCTACTGGTATTTATTGGATTTTCTTTATTGCTTGCCTCATGTAATTGTGGAGCTAATGTACTATGATGTTAAAAAAAATAGGGCATTACTACCACTGTTACTGTTGCAGTATTGTTATGGGTCAGGCTTGCATTTGGTATTGTGTAATGGGTTATATTGGCTTCTGGTACTATTTTTGGGTCATATTCACAGCTTGTGCCTTTGCTGTTCTATTATGGGTCTTCTCTGCTGGTTTGTATTGGGTCAGTATAGCTTCTGCTATATTTATGATATGGGTATGAATTTGTGTGGACATATTAAATGAAACTTTTGCTACTAGTCATGTTCTTTGGGTCAGGTTTGGTATAGTTTTGGTTTGGAcagttattattttgtttattgtAGTCTTTGGAGGCATTTGTATGGAGTAAATGATGGCAAATGTGAATGGGCTGATTTGCAGTATGGTTATAGGCTACATTGTATGATGATTGATGCTGAATTCAAGACCAAATATGATGAAGATTGCATTGTTTTCAGTTATAGTCTTATTGTAAATAAAAAGATTAAgtgttatgtatttttatttttagtaggcTTAGTAATAGTTGTCTTTGTTTGGGATGTGCACTAAAATCCCTATGTAAAGCCGACTAAAATCTTGGAACGGTTGCTTGTAATAACTCTTTTATTTTATTAATGAATTTTGTCGGGGATTTGGCCCCTTTATCAAAAAAAAAACCCCTGATgcataaaccctaacccctaaaccctaaaccctaagccctaaactataaaccctaaacactaaactttaaaccctagaccctaaaccttatacccaaaacactaaaccctaaactctaaacctgtcacgaccctactttttccgttacatTTTTCTGTTTGTATTTAACGTCCGTTATTTGATATTCgttccacgtcatttctatgacttattatattattttaatagtaatatattctttattatgtgttatatgaatatatgtattcgtatttagaattgtacgtttctacgtatcgtggatttctatccggcgaatcatttcggttttcaaaccaacgattatacttttgagatttttgaatccaaattattttaattatgatatttttatatcatatgagtatataaagtatttttatattttattttcgcGTGTGCGCATttcctccgaagatttaatcgcgtaacggtgTTTTCGCGAATCGGACTTCGTTCGGGCTTTAGGACAACAAGCTATTAAAAGATATTTAAAGTTGGGCTTTTAGGGAGCCCAACCCTTGGATAATTCAGCCGAAGCCTACCAACACCATCCCATTTTTCATTTTGCAAGTACTAGCTCATTTTGTTAATTCCTCATTTTAAATCAAAACCTAATTTCTCTCAACTTTCTTTCTTCCTCTCTTTTTTTCTCTTTTTGACCGACCACTtcagccatcatcatcatcatcatcatcatcaacaacaattgATCTTCATCGAAAGCTTGGATCATGGGGCTTTTTGTATAATCGGATTCTCCTTATCGCGCTCTATACATCTCTTGTTCTCGTTTCTTGATTTGGgtatgaacacaaaccctagatttttcatttttatatatttttactgtttttaattatattatgatagtatagtacttgtgtatgtttgtattggtgatttgatgcgtagaaatactcgtttatgtatgatttcggtttgattaattttggACAGCGGACTTTTTGATAAAATCagtatacttaacagatgtttttgatcaaataaagtgattatatgagttcctctcatcaagagaataattttaggctttgaattcatgttgttttgagtttcagatcaaaagttatgcccgatttagggttttgatggAATTAAAATACAAAAACGATTTGATCAgttggggtccgactttgtgaccatcttgGGAGTCTTTAGGGTGCACCATTGTATAACGACCCGTACtgatccatcaggacgaatacattacatttggttacatcgcgaggtacttgacctctacatgatacattttacaaattttgcattcgtttttaaaagacaaattttcattacatcgaaagttgacaggcatgcataccctttcataacatatccaaactataaatgacttaatagtaatcttgttgaactcaacgactcgaatgcaacgtcttttgaaatatgtcatgaatgactccaagtaatatctctaaaatgagcaaatgcacagcggaagatttctttcatacctgagaataaacatgcttaaaagtgtcaaccaaaaggttggtgagttcataggtttatcataacaatcaattcagtatattaatagaccataagatttttgtttataaatatatgtacactcgcaagtgtataaaagtattctataagttgttgagcgcttcggtaaccatacttaacaattaatgtggcatattccctttattatgaaatctacctacactgtaccaagtgtagtaaaaacgaagtactatgcaaccgtttacgatactagagcgactagccaggttggggtggtcaaacccgatagatctatcaataggattcgcgcttacatgttcttctaacatgtaaatattagttaccaagctattagggaagatatgcagggtggtacaactcaacgtagaatatattttaagtacttgtgtctattctgtaaagcatttataaaagcagcgcatgtattctcagcccaaaaatatatatagcaaaagcaattaaaaagggagcaaatgaaactcacttattgtatttcgtagtaaaaatacatataacatcatagaATGAAtgtggggttggcctcggattcacgaacctatatcattcatatacgtATTAAAACACATTCTTGcactcgaataaatatatatattattttatttttagtgatgtagtttatatctttaataatttataagtttcattatttatttatgtatcttcatttgtatatatatatatatatatatatatatatatatatatatatatatatatatatgtatactttttaTACATGttctatataagtatttatttgataaaatgatattaatattaataataataataataataaatcatgtttatgataaaaataataatgataacaatactgataatgataagtaaaaataatagttttaaaaatgataattaataataataaaaatgatagttttaaaaatgataattttaattgttactatagtaataatacttatatccataatgataataatgttaatggtaataataattcttctcttaataataataatgttactacttaataataaaataataatactaaaatgataactttaataataataataataataataataataataataataataataatgataataatagtaataataataataatcataattgttaaCTAAGGTTCATTATTATAATACTTtgattaataacaataaataataataataataataataataataataataataataataataataataataataataataataataataataatattaataataataataataataataataataataataataataataataataacaacaatagtaatgataataataagttttaaaaattaaaaactacctttaaaagagtttctaaaaagaaaagccccaaaccgggctcgaacaCGCGACCTCCCTTTCATCCACAAACACACTTAACCCTCCCACCAATTGCTGTTATATATGCAAAGAACCACACTTCTGCCGTCGCTGTTATaatgaaaagaagaaaaaaaaattgattccaTCTTTGACACGAATTTgacaaagtttataacacgaaataagtTTCAAATTCATCCTAGAAATCTTTGGGATCGTCAATTGATCTTAAAACATTCATACGACTTCGAATTTGATCAATGTTCATAACTTTGACTTTTTGAcataaaactttgactcgaaaaattCGCCCTTGATTCTGAAAATTAACACTTGAATCTTTGCAGATAGATTAGATGGAAGATTTCTAACAACACCGCAATTCTAGTTTTTGAAATTCATTAAGAAATCGTGATGTTTGAAAAATTGGATCAAAACAGAGTGATACCtgtgatatttatttattttttatttaatttgatcaaattgcattaggtaaatggAATGTATAAGTTATGATTGTTGTTAAAAGATCGTAGGGATTTGTTAACACTGGAATTGATCATTTATATAAAGGATTCCATGTCGACAAGAAATCTTGGCAGTAagcaaataaaataaataaataaaaaaatatataatagctTGATCCTGATTGCTAACTGAAATTGTTGTGTAGCTAATCTGCAATTGTTATCAAACAATCAAAGTACAAATCAATAACAGTTTGAGTGTGATTTAAATCTGAATTTAGGATCCTATGAGGTAATTACGATTTTATCTAtaattagatacatatatattagttatatatttatccttatatatgtatttatatatttatgtatttatatatatttgtttatatatttaattatatctatatatgtaaattcgaaatctttaatattaataatgttataacaaaaaaaaaatactaataaaataataaaattattaataataatatcgaattattatattcgtaataataatgataatatcaaaatattaaataagaataataatacatatataataatgttagtaatgatagtgattcttaatgataatagtattaataataaataataaaaccaatATTATTCATAATGAAAATTATAACCTTATTACTagctataatgataatgatacaaataaaaagatagtttttagtattcataataataataatcatgataataactaatattataatTTTTACTTTTAGTTAGGATatcaatattgataacaataatattcgtaatcataatatatatcaaatttcatatagagtaacattaataacactgatattagtattaatattaatacctattttaataatagtaatgaaggtattaatactaatattagtgtaaCAATAATATATATCTTGCAATTACTTTGTATTTATATTAATAGTACAATTtagtaattatgtaatattatatagtatttatacttaatatttatacatttatattttatattaataattattaataagaatcatatatatatttattctttttaataatacttaattattctatttattagtttacatttttaattcaaatgaatAAAGTGTATtaattcaaattactatatatacttatgtttatctttatatatatctacatatatttatttatactcaaatgttcgtgaatcgtcgagaatagtcaaagatcAAATGAATTCATTTAAACAGTTCACAAATTTCAAGGCTCaatctaatagactttgcttaacgtgtcggaatcatataagaatttaagtttaaattttatcggaaatttccgggtcgtcacagtacctacccgttaaagaaatttcgtcccaaaatttgatcgacgtcgtcatgactaacactaaaaaatgttttcatgacgaatatgatttgataaaatgaagttttattaccattgagtaatatggataaaacgattcgattatgtgaagtgtacgagttaAGCGATCACAAAATAGTGAgatgaggaaaataagattcgtctcagcttttgacgtagtcacgtttaaatttagaaaataaggtgcgtcttatcttttgacgttatcttggttgaattccggaattctagggatttaaagataatcttcgaaatctatataagatttaattcttcggtaattaaggaaaaatAGGATTttatttggttaaatgcaataatctgtctcgattactttgtctaacatttcactataaatccactctctttgtttcctttatattttggtgttccatccttttattttctcttcctgacttaaagtcaagcgaataatggtccagcattcgtaggtatgaagtttcgattgaacatgattaatgttctaagagagagattgtaatagcaaaatcttgatttgttaaattaccaaaattcaagagaaaagatagaattatcaggaagaaTTTGTTCGcgatatatttggagattaggtagaatgtgagagtcgtgtaacatggcacatgatgacgttataatctgtgaatcatcacgttccattagaaactcagcatgacttactgtaatataatcacgttggccggacgtcattatattatactaactcatgcttcaattcccaacacttctccacaatttattcataatttatacttagattttacataagtttccaatataatgaaatacagaaaacacgaagaggtagataatttcggacaagaatattcatgaaaatatcctcagaaatatcgaagatatttatgatgatattttggaatttctaagttcgaaggttgatgaagaaaaattttccgcaagattttaacatgacttcggagcaagatattctctaaagatttcatcggatccagaattacctggattctttgaatatagggtttggtccttgtatttgtccttggtctccttcatggttagctcaatccgtttttcagtaccaaagttTCTATCGAGTTTTCCAATActccattttttatcatcaaatttctgacgattaaggtcatttacggtttttgctacttcattcagctttttcaacattacgaatattgattcgcagactgggtatttttcagagtttcagaatggaagatcataattctaagagataaatgttatatatatacatataactgttgatgtagtaacgttacgagatttcaaaatactgattgctagtcctcggtaattggtatggcaattctcgttataagatgcggatagggtttcgataaatataatgatttttcggaaagtcaaagatcaatgtagttgctggtaagtttactgctaacgtgatggaatataaacggttccccggtaacgatgacgaaaggcaaacttatatatcaaagttataatagaatttattcgaatgaaaagtcgaaattgatttgctgaagctgtgacaaaattggctactttggaatgggattgcaaagtgattttcggtaataacaacgccaaaggagctagcacagatacgtgttaaacgtttactcgggttctgagtgttttcaggtgtataactatatgcataaatcttttctcccgtagatgaagtgcggttggttcatcctctcgattgagatgttttcaagaatcatgaaaggtttgaacgtagattgtaatcgtcaagatacaaatgaggtttaagatgaaatcaagtggcaaacttgaagaattatttagtttcatatgttataatcagtattttaattcattttaattgtccaatattattcatccacagtcgatagtccacagttaacagtccaatcattcatatatagtttaatatataatattcgaattaattaatacgtatcgtgacccgtgtatatatcttagactcgatcacaactcaaagtatatatattattgtagaatcaacctcaaccctgtatagctaactcaaacattactgcatatagagtgtctatggttattccaaataatatatatagatgcgtcgatatgatatgtcaaaaccttgtatatgtgtcccgatatttaaagtgtgtaaaataaataacagaaattaaatgacgataaataaaattgcgagaattaaaattgcgataattaaattgcgataaataaatgtaataaggaattaacagttagctaggaacaattagcgtggattcttatcaaaattcttctcatagttgaattatttgtttctaataaattttatttttgtccaatgtttttttcattatgccacttgttggattctgataggtcaaaatccaaatatgaaattgaataaaaatggttattctgcggtgaatggatacgtatatctgtgggtgtaagtaggatagtaaatgacttttgaatcagattcgaagaatgtacagtgtaacttattaatgtgaaatttaaatattcctcgggcattacatacccgttaaaatatttttcaccattaacagtttgtacgaaagaatttttaattacaatctttatgaaaatatacttacatatatattctcttcagatgtaatcatgaatttaatgagttaatttaatattaatctcatttgatttaccgttagaactagaatacataatctctaaaacattagagattacataatcgtcatgtagaatgaaATCGTCctgtagaacgaaaataaatgatgtagaatgatacgtaggacGAAGATCACTCTTggagtatagattgcgatgttgaggtgtgggatgcggatgttgttgtagctggtaggttttgcaccatattttccaaattgatt
The window above is part of the Rutidosis leptorrhynchoides isolate AG116_Rl617_1_P2 chromosome 1, CSIRO_AGI_Rlap_v1, whole genome shotgun sequence genome. Proteins encoded here:
- the LOC139846959 gene encoding uncharacterized protein, translating into MVLTFPDLVKAKPKPFKFHNFLASKPGFLSIVDDVWKKEINGHTMFNVVSKLKLLKKPIRRLSFEQGNLFEKVKKLKIELEKVQEAVVKDSGKYELRDEEAVYVKAYKEALIDEELFLKQKSKVEWLKEGDQNSKFFHKPVKGRNNRNRITSVTDMKGNMYMDNNVADQFVLHFKNVLGCSSITEPIISPETLFTKKISFEDAHHMVRFITDEEIKAALFDIDDDKALGPDGYSSKFFKTAWVTVGPEVCKAIRGVFQNGKMLKELNSAVISLVPKVSVPQKVSDYRPIACCNVLYKCISKVIINRIKGVLDDIVDENQSAFIHGRQISDNILLTQELMINYHKKTGPPKCAFKIDIQKAYDSVEWPFLKNCLLSFGFHPMMIRRKIVEEDGFKYHWRCEDVELSHLCFADDLFMFCRGDKQSALILKSALLEFSGVSGLVASMEKSSSFFSNVKPSVKFEISEVLPFVEGSLPIRYLGIPLLATRLYRRDCMSSMFILPISVNVDIERLLRDFLWCQGEFKRGKAKVNWKDVCKTKAKGGLGIKILHTWNIALMSKHAWNIVSGKNSIWANWVAKVKLKKRNFWDFKAPDDSCWSWKKIMQNRKLICDFIVKKISDGKQTSAWYDNWHPKGPLCNFISYRDLYEADYNKNEVVADIVVNYEWNVPELWKLKFKDLFDLPTPLLIADRKDRCLWKSKSGKTSNFSVKQDWKDISDDWDDAKWSKLVWFSQCIPRHSFIMWVALHGKLRTRDKFMRVESNENLKCPFCNVCKDNHNHLFFERDYPKVVWHELKSLARLDHAPNLLTDIVPYMLSRPINKSVWSIIQRLVFGACVYCIWQERNLRLYQDKSTPVVALVDYIKNLVRLKLLGLTIKNSNQVKLAAEMWNVNLGRNVNDGVKTLLLELLDYVHIVIGSTFGLWRYKVCLGRVCNMMETLVGVQGYGGTTLFFKGDIRMENYLTLFLSTFIELSLSFQGEMDVYDLRIIPMKVIDSPGCHDDPQLSSFCVIKKLESSLAFLDDLGLYCFYCIVMGQACIWYCVMGYIGFWYYFWVIFTACAFAVLLWVFSAGLYWVWYSFGLDSYYFVYCSLWRHLYGVNDGKCEWADLQYGYRLHCMMIDAEFKTKYDEDCIVFSYSLIPSSSSSSSSTTIDLHRKLGSWGFLYNRILLIALYTSLVLVS